A genomic stretch from Leishmania donovani BPK282A1 complete genome, chromosome 36 includes:
- a CDS encoding phosphatidylinositol-4-phosphate 5-kinase-like protein, with amino-acid sequence MGQVGGTATSGRGLTALQVAAALRVTAAARLKKAEAATSSSQAMHSTHCSLAEQSKAIKPEDCSAVQQLTVPSTDHKGKHVKVRVTEYAPEVFSFLRQLKGVTDPQFADEWSLPENRLKMEMGEGRSQAFFLKSKTMLFMCKTISVEEVRALLRVLRAYTLHITAHPSSLLMRFYMLLKVSVRNEEGYILCFNDVFGAASVLHEKWDIKGRVPKNGKHLHYPHLIRSGYEPDPHVTKTRKKPHVLANPAIDASQQHPGRESAVVVRGTEGAQGLPTLHDKDLTRLFWAPRTARKRLVEELLRDYDFLKNAGMMDYSLLIGVAYQDDKTRPPEKRYGIENTNVASSSGVAPVSTSAEVRPATLAQDNHPFGTRTTLTTFPEFANGVRSFDDQEVYYIGVIDVLTTYTLKKKGANFFKSLLWKQKTLSTIPPDRYAHRITSFTELIFPDVKEEANGG; translated from the coding sequence ATGGGGCAAGTCGGCGGTACTGCGACGAGCGGCCGTGGCctcacggcgctgcaggtggccGCGGCGTTAAGggtgacggcagcagcgcggctgaAGAAGGCCGAAGCTGCCACTTCGTCCTCGCAGGCGATGCATAGTACTCACTGTAGCCTAGCTGAGCAATCCAAAGCGATCAAGCCAGAGGACTgcagcgcggtgcagcagctcaccgTGCCATCCACGGACCACAAGGGAAAGCACGTGAAGGTGCGCGTCACCGAGTATGCCCCGGAGGTGTTCTCCTTTCTTCGCCAGCTGAAGGGCGTGACAGACCCACAGTTCGCAGACGAGTGGTCGTTGCCGGAGAACCGCCTAAAGATGGAGATGGGTGAGGGCCGCTCTCAAGCGTTCTTCCTCAAATCAAAGACCATGCTGTTCATGTGCAAGACAATCTCAGTGGAGGAGGTCCGCGCTTTGCTTCGTGTGCTGCGTGCCTACACGCTACACATCACCGCCCACCCCAGCAGTCTCCTTATGCGCTTTTACATGCTTCTGAAGGTTTCCGTGCGGAACGAGGAGGGGTACATCTTGTGCTTCAACGACGTCttcggcgccgcctccgtgctGCACGAAAAGTGGGACATCAAGGGCCGCGTTCCAAAGAATGGCAAGCACCTCCACTACCCACACCTCATCCGCAGCGGCTACGAGCCCGATCCGCATGTCACGAAAACCCGTAAAAAACCCCACGTTCTTGCCAACCCAGCAATCGatgcgtcgcagcagcaccccgGCAGGGAGAGCGCGGTCGTGGTGCGGGGAACCGAGGGCGCGCAAGGACTGCCCACGCTGCACGACAAAGACCTCACGCGGCTCTTTTGGGCGCCACGCACCGCACGTAAGCGACTTGTGGAGGAACTGCTGCGCGACTATGACTTTCTCAAAAATGCGGGCATGATGGACTACTCTCTGCTCATCGGCGTCGCCTACCAGGATGACAAGACGCGACCGCCAGAGAAGCGGTACGGTATTGAGAACACGAATGTGGCATCCTCTTCCGGCGTCGCGCCTGTATCGACGTCGGCCGAGGTGAGGCCCGCCACTCTTGCACAAGACAATCACCCGTTCGGCACGAGGACGACGCTAACAACGTTTCCAGAGTTTGCCAACGGCGTGCGCAGCTTTGACGATCAGGAGGTGTACTACATCGGCGTAATCGACGTTCTCACCACGTACACGTTGAAGAAAAAGGGTGCCAACTTCTTCAAGTCACTGCTGTGGAAGCAAAAAACGCTCTCCACCATCCCGCCCGACCGCTACGCGCACCGCATCACATCGTTCACCGAGTTGATCTTCCCGGAtgtgaaggaggaggcgaacgGCGGGTAG